In Micromonospora sp. NBC_01813, the following are encoded in one genomic region:
- a CDS encoding VOC family protein, translating into MLNKTRISHIFVFDQDEALEFYVGKLGLEVADDIDMGFMRWLTVRVPGDDPDRIILLEKPGPPAMDAGTAEQMRELIAKGASGFAVGFTTDDARKTYDELKAKGVELTDGPNEQPYGIDFGGRDPFGNNFRIVQPPTA; encoded by the coding sequence ATGCTGAACAAGACGCGTATTTCGCATATTTTCGTCTTCGACCAGGACGAAGCACTCGAGTTCTACGTCGGCAAGCTCGGCCTGGAAGTGGCCGACGACATCGACATGGGCTTCATGCGCTGGCTGACCGTCCGGGTGCCCGGCGACGACCCAGACCGGATCATTCTCCTGGAGAAGCCCGGCCCACCGGCGATGGACGCCGGCACCGCCGAGCAGATGCGCGAGCTGATCGCCAAGGGGGCGAGTGGATTCGCCGTCGGCTTCACCACCGACGACGCCCGCAAGACCTACGACGAACTCAAGGCCAAGGGCGTCGAGCTGACCGACGGGCCGAACGAGCAGCCGTACGGCATCGACTTCGGCGGCCGGGACCCGTTCGGCAACAACTTCCGGATCGTCCAGCCGCCCACGGCCTGA
- a CDS encoding class I SAM-dependent methyltransferase, translating into MSADGWEWDETLYAGSATHYAAGRMPYPPILADAVRSALGLDGRGRLLDVGCGPGSSTLLLAPLFETAVGVDADADMLAEAARRADRVGATNVEWRRLRAEELPAGLGTFRVVTFAQSFHWMDQALVADRVRGMLDPDGAWVHVHASTHRGVDGDDPLPLPRPPWDRIDELVAGYLGPVRRAGQGRLPAGTRSGEEDVMRRAGFTGPTRLEVGGGQIVGRTVDEVAAAVFSLSSSAPHLFGGRLPAFQADLRELLTRSSDGGRFAERTSEIAVVIWYPGQASIG; encoded by the coding sequence GTGTCTGCCGACGGCTGGGAGTGGGACGAGACCCTGTACGCCGGCAGTGCCACGCACTACGCCGCCGGCCGGATGCCGTACCCGCCGATTCTCGCTGACGCCGTCCGCAGCGCGCTCGGTCTCGACGGCCGGGGCCGGCTGCTCGACGTGGGCTGCGGCCCCGGCTCGTCGACGCTGCTGCTGGCGCCGTTGTTCGAGACGGCGGTCGGCGTCGACGCGGACGCCGACATGCTCGCCGAGGCGGCCCGCCGCGCCGACCGGGTGGGCGCCACCAACGTCGAGTGGCGTCGGCTGCGGGCCGAGGAGTTGCCAGCGGGCCTGGGCACCTTCCGGGTGGTCACGTTCGCCCAGTCGTTCCATTGGATGGATCAGGCCCTGGTGGCGGACCGAGTCCGCGGCATGCTCGACCCGGACGGTGCCTGGGTCCACGTCCACGCCAGCACCCATCGTGGCGTGGACGGCGACGATCCGCTCCCGCTCCCGCGCCCGCCGTGGGACCGCATCGACGAGCTCGTTGCCGGCTACCTCGGGCCGGTGCGCCGGGCCGGGCAGGGCCGGCTGCCGGCCGGGACCCGATCCGGCGAGGAGGACGTGATGCGTCGGGCCGGCTTCACCGGACCGACCCGGCTCGAGGTCGGCGGCGGTCAGATCGTCGGGCGTACGGTCGACGAGGTCGCCGCCGCGGTCTTCTCCCTGTCCAGCTCGGCTCCGCACTTGTTCGGCGGTCGGCTGCCGGCCTTCCAGGCGGATCTACGCGAGTTGCTGACCCGGTCATCGGACGGTGGCCGGTTCGCGGAGCGGACCAGCGAGATCGCGGTGGTGATCTGGTACCCGGGTCAGGCGTCGATTGGCTGA
- a CDS encoding DUF397 domain-containing protein: MTPSTIPPPVWRKSTRSGENGGNCVEVAALGGGVGVRDSKDQAGPVLRFGPTAWSAFLDALPAHHR, from the coding sequence ATGACCCCCTCGACGATCCCGCCCCCCGTGTGGCGGAAGAGCACCCGTAGCGGCGAGAACGGCGGGAACTGTGTCGAGGTGGCGGCGCTGGGCGGTGGGGTCGGGGTCCGTGACTCCAAGGACCAGGCCGGCCCGGTCCTGCGGTTCGGCCCGACCGCGTGGTCGGCGTTCCTCGACGCGCTCCCCGCACACCACCGCTGA
- a CDS encoding IS982 family transposase has translation MHVDLDTLATALYVRIDDELKASPHLNRWRPAVGITARITDAELITVSVMQALLGYHNETRWIRYAHKSIIHLFPHLPKQPGYNKRLRALTTQLAHFIAALATDTDLWRHPIRIADSTPVPCGTSRETVQRSDLAGWAGYGYCASHSRLFWGLRLHLVTTVHGLPVAFALTNAKTDEREVLVDLVTLQPGMFHHPDGVILVVDKGYRDRDTETWLNDNGVTVVRPAYRTEPSRPGRGLLRAVRQTIESVNQTFKGQLDLEQHGGRTITGVAVRIMQRVLALTAAIWHNWHTGQPILRSLTAFDH, from the coding sequence GTGCACGTCGATCTGGACACCCTCGCGACCGCACTGTACGTCAGGATCGACGACGAACTGAAGGCGTCCCCACACCTCAACCGGTGGCGTCCAGCGGTCGGCATCACCGCCCGGATCACCGACGCCGAACTCATCACGGTGTCAGTGATGCAGGCACTACTCGGCTACCACAACGAGACCCGCTGGATCCGCTACGCCCACAAATCCATCATCCATCTGTTCCCCCACCTGCCCAAACAGCCCGGCTACAACAAGCGGCTACGAGCGCTGACCACCCAACTGGCCCACTTCATCGCGGCGCTGGCCACCGACACCGACCTGTGGCGGCACCCGATCCGGATCGCCGACTCCACACCCGTGCCGTGCGGCACGTCCCGCGAGACGGTGCAACGGTCCGACCTGGCCGGCTGGGCCGGCTACGGCTACTGCGCCTCCCACTCACGACTGTTCTGGGGACTGCGCCTGCACCTGGTCACCACGGTCCACGGACTGCCGGTCGCGTTCGCCCTCACCAACGCCAAGACCGACGAACGTGAAGTCCTCGTCGACCTGGTCACCCTGCAACCCGGCATGTTCCACCACCCCGACGGGGTGATCCTGGTCGTGGACAAGGGCTACCGCGACCGCGACACCGAAACCTGGCTCAACGACAACGGCGTCACCGTCGTACGACCCGCGTACCGCACCGAGCCCTCACGACCCGGCCGCGGCCTGCTACGCGCCGTCCGGCAGACCATCGAATCAGTCAACCAGACCTTCAAAGGCCAACTCGACCTCGAACAACACGGCGGCCGGACCATCACCGGCGTCGCCGTCCGGATCATGCAACGCGTCCTCGCTCTGACCGCCGCGATCTGGCACAACTGGCACACCGGCCAACCGATCCTGCGATCCCTGACCGCGTTCGACCACTGA
- a CDS encoding VOC family protein has protein sequence MVLDCAHPAELAEFYQALLGGAVNQRDQRWAVSDEWATLHTPSGLVLAFQRVADYRPPLWPDPARPQQFHLDFGVADLDDRFQGIRGSKQTRGHP, from the coding sequence GTGGTACTGGACTGCGCTCACCCGGCAGAGCTTGCCGAGTTCTACCAGGCACTCCTTGGCGGGGCCGTCAACCAGCGGGATCAGCGATGGGCGGTCAGCGACGAGTGGGCGACGCTACACACGCCGTCTGGCCTCGTCCTGGCCTTCCAGCGGGTGGCGGATTACCGGCCACCGCTCTGGCCCGATCCGGCCCGGCCCCAGCAGTTCCACCTGGACTTCGGCGTTGCGGACCTAGATGATCGATTCCAAGGGATACGGGGTAGCAAGCAGACGCGAGGGCATCCATGA
- a CDS encoding DUF397 domain-containing protein, translated as MTTLPGVHVPIKWHKSTRSGENGGDCVEVAALGGAVGVRDSKDQAGPVLRFGPTAWSAFLDALPAHHR; from the coding sequence ATGACGACCTTGCCTGGCGTGCACGTACCGATCAAATGGCACAAGAGCACTCGCAGCGGCGAGAACGGCGGTGACTGTGTCGAGGTGGCGGCGCTGGGCGGTGCGGTCGGGGTCCGTGACTCCAAGGACCAGGCCGGCCCGGTCCTGCGGTTCGGCCCGACCGCGTGGTCGGCGTTCCTCGACGCGCTCCCCGCACACCACCGCTGA
- a CDS encoding helix-turn-helix domain-containing protein, whose protein sequence is MANSTIKRRRLAATLRKLREQADLTLDEVAERMGLAQSTMSRIETARAAARPAIVRGLLTVYDVRGDEAEAIVQIAKEATKRGWWYSYRDVIPDWFETFVGFEGEASLIQAYQPQVVPGLLQTEDYARAMLGLPWQKLSDEEVDRRVKARLGRQQLLEEERSVSYHVVLSEAALHCQVGSPEVMREQMARLTRAVERRQATVQILPFAAGPLASSYGPFVLLDFPSTEDPPVGYVEHLTGGLLLEDAADIQRYRVAFHHQCAAALPLDRSLRLIEEAAKRKS, encoded by the coding sequence ATGGCGAACTCGACAATCAAGCGACGCAGGCTCGCAGCCACCCTGCGCAAACTGCGCGAACAGGCCGATCTCACGCTGGACGAGGTGGCCGAGCGGATGGGCCTGGCGCAGTCGACGATGTCCCGGATCGAGACCGCTCGCGCCGCCGCCCGCCCGGCGATCGTCCGCGGCCTGCTCACCGTCTACGACGTACGAGGCGATGAGGCGGAAGCGATCGTGCAGATCGCCAAGGAGGCGACCAAGCGCGGCTGGTGGTACTCCTACCGGGACGTCATCCCGGACTGGTTCGAGACCTTCGTCGGCTTCGAGGGCGAGGCATCGCTGATCCAGGCCTACCAGCCGCAGGTGGTCCCCGGGCTGCTCCAGACCGAGGACTACGCCCGCGCGATGCTCGGGCTGCCGTGGCAGAAGCTCTCCGACGAGGAAGTCGACCGGCGGGTCAAAGCACGGCTCGGCCGGCAGCAACTACTCGAAGAGGAACGATCCGTCTCCTACCACGTCGTCCTCAGCGAAGCGGCCCTGCACTGCCAGGTCGGCTCGCCGGAAGTGATGCGGGAACAGATGGCCAGGCTGACCCGGGCAGTCGAACGCAGGCAGGCAACAGTCCAGATCCTGCCGTTCGCCGCCGGTCCACTTGCCAGTTCCTACGGACCCTTCGTCCTGCTGGACTTCCCATCGACCGAGGACCCACCAGTCGGGTACGTCGAGCACCTAACCGGAGGCCTCCTGTTGGAGGATGCGGCCGACATCCAGCGGTATAGAGTTGCGTTCCACCACCAGTGCGCCGCTGCCCTACCACTCGACCGGTCTCTGCGACTCATCGAGGAGGCGGCCAAGCGCAAGAGCTAG
- a CDS encoding DUF397 domain-containing protein: protein MAQHPKGDFDLSRAVWQRAEGDDSEGAVEIAFVDDLIGMRNSAEPDGPVLVFTQAEWDAFVAGAQDGEFDLD, encoded by the coding sequence ATGGCGCAGCACCCCAAGGGCGATTTCGACCTGTCCCGTGCGGTGTGGCAGCGGGCCGAAGGGGACGACTCCGAGGGTGCGGTCGAGATCGCGTTCGTCGACGACCTGATCGGGATGCGCAACTCGGCCGAGCCCGACGGCCCGGTCCTGGTCTTCACCCAGGCCGAGTGGGACGCCTTCGTCGCCGGCGCCCAGGACGGCGAGTTCGACCTGGACTGA